Below is a genomic region from Xylophilus sp. GW821-FHT01B05.
TGATCTGCCCAAGGACATCTTCCTGCAAGGCCTGGAACAGTGCCTGTCGTAAATTCATAGCGTACGCCCCGCGCGACTCTATACAATCGCGCCCCGGCGACGGCCCGGGGGTGATCTGCCACCGGGCAACTGAAGCCCATCCTGCGAGGAGACCGTGAGTGAAAGCCAAGTCGAACCCCCCCAAGTCAGTGGACAGTTCCACGAAGGCAGCGCCCGCTCCGATTACCCCTGTTGCGCCGACGTCTCCTGACGTGCCGCGCAGCACCCGACCGTCTTCGCGCCTGGCGCAGTTGACCGTACCTTCCATGGCACAGGCGGTGGCCTCCACCGCCGCCAAAGCAAGCTTTTCTTCTTCGACCATGCCGACAACCGTGAATCCCCCCGCGCCCGCAGCGACCAAGAAGGACCCCAAGCTGGCCCAGAACTGGAAGACCAAGGCCGTAGGGGAATTGAGCGACGCTGAAGTGCTGGCAATGCCCGACAGCGAGTACATGAACGAGAAGCAGGTGGCTTTTTTCCGCCTGAAGCTGGTTCGCCTGAAGGACGACATGCTGGCCAACGCCGGTGAAACCACCGAGCACCTGCGGGAAGACACCGTGGTCGTGCCCGATCCGGCTGACCGCGCCACGATCGAAGAAGAGCACGCCCTTGAGCTGCGCACCCGCGACCGCGAGCGCAAGCTGCTGAAGAAGATCGAGCAATCCATCGTCCGCATCGACGCTGGCGACTACGGCTACTGCGACGAAACCGGCGAGCCCATTGGCGTCGGCCGCCTGCTGGCGCGTCCCACCGCCACGCTTTCGCTTGAGGCGCAACAGCGCCGCGAGCTGAAGCAGAAGATGTTCGGCGACTAGCCTGCGATCGGCGCTCCTGCTCGACGCTGTCCCATGGCGAAAGACGACAGCCCCGGTTTTCTTTCCAAGGTGGTGCGCTTTGTGCGCAACTCCGGCACGCCCTGGGCGGACCTTGAGGCGCCCGACACCGAAGCCGACGGCAGCTACAGCAAGCAGGTGCTGAAAGAGATGGTCGAGCGCCGTCGCCGCAACGACTTCGTGCGGCGCCGGGAGTTCGACCAGCTACGCAAGCTGCGCCGTCGCGGCGCCTCTGCCGATCCATCGGAAGAGGCCCAGCCCTCCTTCTTCGCCACCAGCCTGCTGAGCCGTCCGGACGACCGGGCGGTAACGCTGCGCAAGATCGACGAGATCGAAGAGCAGATGTCCCGGCAGTGGTGGCAGACCCGGCCGCCCGAGCCTGGCGACCTGGGGCTGTCAACGCCCCCGGCGGGAGAGGCGCCTTGGCGGCCCGGTACCTCCATCTTCCGGGCCAGCATGATGCGGACCTCGCGCCTGCCGGCCTATGCGGCGACGGTGCCGCTGCACGAGGCGGGCCTGACGCTGCCGCCCCGGCCACATCCGCCCGCCCCGCCTGCCGGCGCGCGCCCGCTCGACCTGGAGCTGTCCGATGCGGACGCCGATGCAAGCGATGTGCTGCTGCCCTCGCTGGCCCTGCCAGCCGCAGCCGAAGAAGCGCCGCTGCCTTCCTATCGCCATGATCCGCAGCTGGAAGAAGCGGCAATCCGCTTTGCCAATGGCGACAACGCTGGTGCCGAGGCAGCCCTGCTGGACCTGACCCTGGTCGACACGCCGACGGCAGCGGAGGCTTGGTCGGCATTGTTTGATCTTTACCGCTGCATCGGCCAGCAGGAGCGGTTTGAGGCGGCGGCGCTGGACTTCGCGCGCCGCTACGGGCGCTCGCCGCCCGCCTGGTTTTCGCTTGCGGCGGCAGACGCCCCGCCTGGTGCCATGGCCATCGACGCGGGTTTTAGCTGGCAGTGCCCGCCTCTTCTTGGCGCCGAGGCCGTGGCCGCGCTGGAGCAGTCATTGGCCGGGGCGGCCACTCCCTGGCAGCTTGACTGGTCCACGCTGGATGCCTTCGGTGACGATGCGGCCGAGCCCTTGCGCGCGCTTTTCACGCGCTGGTGTGGCCAGGCCGTACCGCTCTGGATCGCAGGAACGGACCGCCTGGCCCGCGCGCTGCAGGAGCGCACGCCCTCCAGCGACGCCCAGGTCGATCCGGCCTGGTGGCGCCTGCGTATGGAAGCGCTGCGC
It encodes:
- a CDS encoding STAS domain-containing protein, whose amino-acid sequence is MAKDDSPGFLSKVVRFVRNSGTPWADLEAPDTEADGSYSKQVLKEMVERRRRNDFVRRREFDQLRKLRRRGASADPSEEAQPSFFATSLLSRPDDRAVTLRKIDEIEEQMSRQWWQTRPPEPGDLGLSTPPAGEAPWRPGTSIFRASMMRTSRLPAYAATVPLHEAGLTLPPRPHPPAPPAGARPLDLELSDADADASDVLLPSLALPAAAEEAPLPSYRHDPQLEEAAIRFANGDNAGAEAALLDLTLVDTPTAAEAWSALFDLYRCIGQQERFEAAALDFARRYGRSPPAWFSLAAADAPPGAMAIDAGFSWQCPPLLGAEAVAALEQSLAGAATPWQLDWSTLDAFGDDAAEPLRALFTRWCGQAVPLWIAGTDRLARALQERTPSSDAQVDPAWWRLRMEALRATGQPEEFEMVALDYCVTYEVSPPSWQAVRCDYRAVMADTPQALPAAVPAAPRALRSDAGFAADFPVLTQALTAPAPRAELAGEILGDADAALALLDAAAAHRPEGLEVDCSRLVRMDFSAAGSLLNWAANAQAQGRPARLQGLHRLVAIFANVVGIGEYAQVLVRGD
- the dksA gene encoding RNA polymerase-binding protein DksA; its protein translation is MTPVAPTSPDVPRSTRPSSRLAQLTVPSMAQAVASTAAKASFSSSTMPTTVNPPAPAATKKDPKLAQNWKTKAVGELSDAEVLAMPDSEYMNEKQVAFFRLKLVRLKDDMLANAGETTEHLREDTVVVPDPADRATIEEEHALELRTRDRERKLLKKIEQSIVRIDAGDYGYCDETGEPIGVGRLLARPTATLSLEAQQRRELKQKMFGD